The following proteins are co-located in the Pan troglodytes isolate AG18354 chromosome 5, NHGRI_mPanTro3-v2.0_pri, whole genome shotgun sequence genome:
- the LOC750797 gene encoding elongation factor 1-alpha 1-like — translation MFLNASGTTLLEALDCILPPTHPTDKLLRLPLQDVYKIGGIGTVPVGRVETGVLKPGMVVTFAPVNVTTDVKSVEMHHEALSEALPGDNVGFNVKNVSVKDVRRGSVAGDSKNDPPMEAAGFTAQVIILNHPGQISAGYAPVLDYHTAHIAYKFAELKEKIDRCSGKKLEDGPKFLKSGDAAIVDMVPGKPMCVESFTDYPPLGRFAVRDMRQTVAVGVIKAVDKKAAGAGKVTKSAQKAQKAK, via the coding sequence ATGTTTCTCAATGCCAGTGGAACCACACTGCTTGAGGCTCTGGACTGCATCCTACCACCAACTCATCCAACTGACAAGCTCTTGCGCCTGCCTCTCCAGGATGTCTACAAAATTGGTGGTATTGGTACTGTTCCTGTTGGCCGAGTGGAGACTGGTGTTCTCAAACCTGGTATGgtggtcacctttgctccagtcaaCGTTACAACAGATGTAAAATCTGTCGAAATGCACCATGAAGCTTTGAGTGAAGCTCTTCCTGGGGACAATGTGGGCTTCAATGTCAAGAATGTGTCTGTCAAGGATGTTCGTCGTGGCAGCGTTGCTGGTGACAGCAAAAATGACCCACCAATGGAAGCAGCTGGCTTCACTGCTCAGGTGATTATCCTGAACCATCCAGGCCAAATAAGCGCTGGCTATGCCCCTGTATTGGATTACCACACGGCTCACATTGCATACAAGTTTGCTGAGCTGAAGGAAAAGATTGATCGCTGTTCTGGTAAAAAGCTGGAAGATGGCCCTAAATTCTTGAAGTCTGGTGATGCTGCCATTGTTGATATGGTTCCTGGTAAGCCCATGTGTGTTGAGAGCTTCACAGACTATCCACCTTTGGGTCGCTTTGCTGTTCGTGATATGAGACAGACAGTTGCAGTGGGTGTCATCAAAGCAGTGGACAAGAAGGCTGCTGGAGCTGGCAAGGTCACCAAGTCTGCCCAGAAAGCTCAGAAGGCTAAATGA